TGAGGCACAGTGAGTGTTTTGTTCAGGCTGATGAATGGCAGCACTTTCTTATGCACGCCAGCAGAGTCTTTGCATATGAATGAATGGGGAAATCTCTCAAGACTTTCAGTTTGCACAGCAAAGTAAAAAGCAGGAAGGACACGGCACTGAACATCTCATCTGTAGATATAAAGATAGGAAGGAAATGACAAGCCTTGTTTGATCTCCGAGCAGAATAAGTAAGAAATATCCAGCTCAGCAGCCTAGACATATAATAAGATTTAACTTCAAGGTAAAGGAAATGACCAAAGATCTGAACTTTCAAAGATTAAAGAGGAGAACAGCTTTCATGCCAAGCTTTCTAAAAAGAAGCACAAGAAGAGGGTGGCAGGGATACATGAAATGGTTGAGTGGAGTTTatttagaaacaaacagaaatatcttCCTCTTAATTCTGACCAGTGATATGAATTTACTGTAAGAAACTTCACATTGttgaacaaaaaacaacaaaacaaagtatgTGTGTACTTCCAGGATCATCATTAGACAGTGTTAGACATCCTAAAACTAGGGACAATCTGTAATGGAGGACATTTCATAAGAAACTAAACAGTGTTGATTTTTTAtgtgcaaaatgtaaaaaagcacagctttgttttgtgttgtgcaaATCTGTAAAACTAAGATCAGAGTTTTGCGACTCGTGCCAACAGAAATATAGTGATGAGACACTGGTAAAAATGAGCATGGTTAAATCAGTTCAACAGAACAATGACTAAATAAACTGCACATAATCAAAGCTTCATGAAAAGGTGTTGGACTTCATTGCTTCACAGTTGAGATTACAgcatcctttaaaaaaaaaaaaactttcatctGCTTTTCACTCATTCTCCAAAAATGGGAGAACATGCACGACACACGATCTGTGTCATAGGATTCATCATCAAAAATTAGAAACTGGATTCCAGTCAATTACCAACATCATCACGTCTTAAAGTgtaagtggaggaaaaaaacagaagacgAGAGTGGAGAGAAATTCAATCAAGGGAAGGTGGAGAAGAAAGATTTCTGAGTTTTGCAGGTACATTGTGCGTCACAAGTGTATACTGTGCTTAATGAAGGGTAAACGAGGGAAGGGtttggggagggggtgggggtggggtaagGTACTGCCTCATTGGTGAGCTGGCACTGTTAGCAAAGCCTCCTCTGACATCCGCGACACCTCTACGttctgtttgtaaaaaaaacacacacaaagaggggGAGGGATCAAAACACATCGGAGACATGAAATCCACCACACAGACTAAGCGAAAGGCTCAGAAAGACGTTTTAAGTTTAGATGTTCAGTATGTTTTTCACAtggttttctctgtctttgacaGCACTGTCCAACTATGGACAAAGGGAAGCCTCTGGCCTTACCTCAGGCACGTTCGCACCGAGCCGAGGATGTAGTTAAAATGCCTTCATTGGTTAGGACATATCTAAGTAGGAAATATATCACATATCCCTATTTAAGGAATCACAACATCCCACTCTGGTTTACTTCTCTTTCTCCAGAGACCAAAAAGATCACACAAAGGAGATTTATGGGTAATAGACAATCCTCTAAAACTCCCAAACTTCACTTGTAAGTGTGAATAAACTATTCTGTTTGTACTGCTTTTGATGATGTACTGATATCATATTTATCACATACAGAACATTAATATTCACAGCATGTGTGTTATGACAGGTGGGTTTCACTAAGAACAGCTACTGGCTGTCAAACTATCGCGTGGCAACTTGAATCAGGGCTGTTCACTATCAAACCCTGTATGAATCTGTAACATATTGCACTCAGAGGCATGTTTACCTAAAGGGTGTGAGGGTGAATATGTGGAACGTTAGAAGCAGTCGGAGTATTAGTCATTGTTCCTGTTTGTTCTGACAACCTGTAACCCTCAGATCATCCAGCACAAAGATCTGCTCGGAGCTCATTACTGTTTCATACAACTGTCTGTGAAAAACATCAAGCATCAGAATGAAGGACACCCGAAGCTGTGGGAACAACCTGTTTGTGATTTTTTACCTTACCTCACAAGAGCGGCTCCGTtctactgagtgtgtgtgtctgtgtgtgttgtaatacCCACCTCtggtctttctctgtgtgtgttgactgccTCCACGTTTAAGCTGATGGACTCCACTTTACAGCCTGAGCCAGAAAGGTAAGAACATTAATTCAGAAGACAGGGGAGTGCACAATGGTACTGACCAGGAACAGATTCAGTGGGTAGTATGCACTGCTGAGAGAACAGTCCTACCGTAGGCCACCGGCGTTAGCTTCAGCACAGTGTGCAGCGGGCACTTCAGATACGGCAGTTCCTCTGtgtggagacaaacacacagaccaacagTTCATGAAAGTGCCCGAATAAACAGACTCTAATCCTTAGGCATTATTTCAACATACCTCTGTAATCTATCATTTTTATCTCcaggtattattttttttctaacaaggACAAAAGGGACAAAAAGGACAAAAGCGTAATTCGTTGTGCATTCTGCACCCAGTAACCTGATACTAGGTTCTGTCTGGAGGTATATGGTATACTGtagtgttttggaaaaaaaacaaaagaaatctgatcatttttaatttgacatttttcctACAGTACTCTGGTCTACAACATGGAAATCAGGTCACTCAGCCAGTTGTGAAACACACTTCTCTGTCTGAGCGCTATGAACGTGTGTCAAAGCTTCACACAGTAAGTGTTACAGTGCACACAACATGTCCTAAGGATCTTACTCAGAACAGGGTGCAAATACATCACAGTGTCCGTTTAACTGTGTGACTAAAAGCAAAAATTTGTGATGGTCACTGTAGTGCTATTTTGTACATTAAACCTTATGTTATAATTACAACGCTTCCCTTAATCTAATTACCGAATTTAGTGACCTCCTTCACTTCCCACAATGCAGTTCAACAACTTCCAAAGAAGTCCAATAAACACAATCTGTGCTTGTTTGTCGTATTTGACGACCCCTGATTTAGGTCCTGTAAAAGGACTAACCTGCTGTCTTGTCCAGGAAATAGGCCAGTAAGCAGCGCATGACGGCCTGGTGACAGATGACCAGCACGTTCTCCTGCCTCTCCAGCTCCATGATGACCGGCTCCAACCGCTGCACCAGGTCCTCATAGGACTGAGTCAGACAAgacggcaaaaaaaaaaaggcagatcaGGCAGATGGAAAGCAGAGTCCAGCTACTACTACAAACAGATTTCACTGCAGAAGGCCGACTTAATCTGAGCAGCAAAGCCAActtcatcagtgtttttttctaatGAGGATATTTTGGGATCATTATGAAGAATGAAAAACGACACAAAAGAGTTGTAAATCTGCATATTAAAACTTCCAGTCAGTCACTTTTCTTCACACATACGGTTGAATTACTTTTCACAGGTAAACAGGATTGACATTTTAGCAAATGGAAAAACCAATACACTCTGTCTAGACCAATACCGCCTACAACAAGATTTCCCAAAGCACTGCATCTGCGCTGCCTGTCTGAGCAGCCAACTAATGCCCATATCCATCTTCCCATGTGAGATTAATGGAGAGGTAATGGGATGGACTAAAGGTGAGAACAGACCAGCGGGCATTCAGGCCCACAGTAAACAACTTGACCCCACATTTTtggcacacacataaatacgCTCACACAGAGACTAATGTGAAGTCTTTGTTTACTGTGATCTGGTGTTTGGCCaaatctgtctgtcttgtcCAAGTTGAGGCTCATTAGCTGTGTGTAAGTGGCCGGTAGCCATCTGGATAGAGTATAATAGTCTGCAGTTTGTGTGTAGTTTGTGgctgtgccagtgtgtgtcaTTAGATTCACAAAGTATATTCGACTCTGTATTAGGAAATTCCAATTTTAACAGTTACACATTCACATTGCATGTTTAGACAAAGCATAACATTAAAGTTTTGCCACTGACCTCTCCTTTCGGGTACCGATAGCGGTATTTGTCCTGGTCCCTCAGAGCAAACTCCAGAGGATAGTTCTCCTGGATCTCCTCATACAtcatctcctcacacacaccctgaaacaacaacaacacacagattAAACTCCATTAACACAGCACTGATGTCTGTGCTTAGCAGTCAAGAGTGTCGTACTTACAGCATCAATCTCGTTCAGGACCTTCCACTGCTCGTAGGGCACACTTAGAGCCTCAGCTGTCTGGATCGTCCTCTTCATCTGACTGGTCCACACCTTCAAGTCGCTGATGTCCTGAGCCTGGATGAATTGGCTCAGCTTCTTAGCAAACTGCAAGaaggagtaaaaaaaatttttacttttaacaaaCTCAtccagctgaggaaaaaaaataactgctCAGAAGACGTATCGTTTGGTGAAAAAGTCTGACATACCTCCTTGCCTCTAGGAGTGAGGCCTGAATCTCCTCCAATGCGCCCCTTGACATTGAGCTCACTCTCGCCGTGGCGACACAGGTAGATGGAGCGCGGCGTGATATGGATGTTCATGAGGTAGTAGACGATCCGGCTCTGGATGTGGTCCAACACCCGGTTCACCAGATAGCGCTGACCCACATCCATGATTTTAATGTAGGAGAGATCCCTGagaacagagcacacacacccTGTGTGATGTGACTGAGCCAAAACCAATGCAGAAAATACTAAATGACTGCATCTCTGATGCAAACACCAGTATGTACTTTAAAATGCTAATATGCTAAGCTAGTAAACTAGATGTCCCACAAAGTTGCACAACCGGGACATCTCTGCTGACACACACTTATCTCCAGCTTTCATCTCACCTGTCCAGAACTTCATCCAGTGTCTCGTAGGAGTTTTCATAACACTTGATCCTCTTCATGAAATCTTCCACTGCTTCTTCTGTATTACAGTTGGTGTAGTCGGGGCTACCAAGCTTCACTTGCTGagcagagaaaaggcagaggtGTAAGTATAGCACAGGCCAAAGTTAACTTTCTCCTGAGATGAAATAAACAGACTCCACTCACCACTATGTTCTCCTGTATGACATCTGGGTCCTCGCACACAGACTCCACAAAGAACACCTGAggcaaaaagaagaaggagaacaaGTTAGGATTAATATGAATGTCAACTCATGTAGTGTCTTATCCCAGAACAGTGATCCAGCAAGTCACCTTAAAGCCATTCTGCTCAGCAAACTGAATGATGgtttcccttctttctcttgTGGTGTTTGTTGCATCAAAAACCTGTAGAACACAGGACACTAGTTATAAAACAGTACCACAGCGTACACTGTATCCAACCAGCACCACACATCTGATACAACAATGAACATTTGACCTACTGCAACTTGGCCTCCTTCTTCTGTGAGGTATTGTCGCACATCATTCAATGCAGCTGAAGCACACTGACTGTAGAGATTAAAGATAACATTGGTCATAAATGGCATCTGTTTGGCAGTTAGAGAAACGTCAACTGGCAGTCTAAGGTCAAAGGCCGCTCTTACCGTCTGATCTTTAACCCCTCCTCGTTGTCCGGACGGAAGAACTCAAAGGACTTGTAGATCTTCACAAACTCTCTCCTGTATTGGCCTACGTTGAACTCTGTAAGAAAAATGGATGGGAGGGCAATTGAGATAACATTTCTATCAGGCTTGAAACTTGAAATGCACAAACCTGTACTAAATAAATTCCTTTCATCCTCTAGAGCTGGTTTCTCTTGTTCCTACAATTGTGCCTTGTTTGGTCAAAGTGTATCAGCTGACAGTTCTGTGAAGTCCTACCTCTGGTGGGGACCCCAATCCAGTTGAGATAGCGGGTCAGCTTCTTGGAGATATAGGTCTTTCCCCTGGCAGGAAGGCCCACTGTCACAATCAGGGTGGGACAGTTGGTCATACATACTGgaatgagagaggggagagaaaagctTCAGTCATGTGCTGATCACACATAACTCACAAGTTAGATGTTAAACTGATGCGTAAGGCCTCAGTTTAAACCATATTAGTTCATCTCAAGATGAGCTAATGAGCTAAACTGTTTTGGTCTACTACTGTTTTCACAACTGCAAATAACAACTCCATTACTATCTTGTGTAATACATCATTCATAGAGATTTAATTTTAAGACTAGATTGtctttatcagtgtgtgtgtaatctagCGTTATCTGCAACGAAGAAAAAAGTCACATCTCGCCACTCTGAGAATGTTGTCAGCGAGGGGCAGAGGTCACGGTGGCACCAGGACGTGTCCGAGCAGTTGTGAAACACTGCACTTTAACTGCTCAAGACATCTGGAGAGAGAGCTAACAGCTAGTTTCCACACAGGCACTGTGTGTGCAAAGATGACTGGGTCAGAGAGCATGGAAGTTTTTAATGGGTGCTGCTCCACCACAGGTAATTTCTTGTGAGACACTGCCctttaataaaagcaaaatctgtggaagcaaacacacacacacaaaaaaactggaATAGGGACAACAGTCCGTCCAAACAGTTTTAACATATTGAGCATTAGAGTACCTTCAACTACCACATTCCTGATATTTGAATGTTACCTTGTACTTGTTTAGCAGTAGGTGTGTCGAAACCTGTGCACAATAAATCGCATTTAGGAGCAACACTCCATCATCACAAACCCCTTTCATCCGAAAACACATGATTTCATTTGCCGTTTAAAATGCGATGAATCAAAAACCTCTTCTCAGTCAGGCCACAGTGAGGAGACACTGGTCACAAACAGAAGTGTAACCAGTGTGAGCGCGGGTAAAATGCAACCGCACATCCACAGGGCACATCACTCACATGACTGCGGGGACACAATCCCTGTTTACCAACACCTGGTGCTTGACTTGGCACACGGTAACAATGAGATGGACATCCCTGGTACCAGTCCTTTCTCCTCGATGCGAGCTGCCTTCATCTGCAGCGAATATCGTGTGAATCCTTAAATAACTGTGCGAACCAGATGGCGGCGGCAGCAAGACGTCTGAACTCTGTCAACTGTGCCCCCCGCGTTTAAAACCGTAGTAACGTTAGCTAGCACATCAAAACAGACCGATGTTaaagcgggggggggggggggggggggggcggattAGCGTTAATTATTCAAGTCACCATAGAGGGGCTGGCTGCGTCCGTGCTCGTTAATGCGACAACAATAAGCCTCATGCGgaagaaatgagaaatatgTGCTGATACTCATGAAAACACGGATgaaactgtcacacacaaaggATGCTAACAATTGTCGCCACGTCGTCATACGCACCCTTTctctgagaaatgtgtttttctggaaGGCCATTTTTATACGGCATCCAGATCTTCTTCAGGGGATTTTGGGTGAGTTCCCGCGGATTTGACGGCGTTTTGTCCTCCATTCCGTCTTGCGGTGAGGCGGAGGCAGCCGCGGCGGGAACACGGGGCCTTTTCCCGTGATGCGTCTCTGAAGGTGACCGGTGTTTCATCCGCGCTGCTCTGCGAGGATGGAGACAGTCCGGCCGCTCCGTGTCTCTATCCGTGCTGTTGTCACGTGCTCCGATCTGGCCACAGTGGGAATCAACGGTCGACCACAATGATCGCAATACGGGCGCAACGCATATTCCCCTCTACCGTAAGAGACATAAACTGCGCTGACCCACAAAACACAATCTGAACGCTTCAGACCGCATGAACATTTTCAAGCGAAGCGTGAAAATGCACAACAatacactgtttttatttatttgttggcGCAACAACAGCACAACTGTTTGACTGAGGTAGCTCTAACATGGCAGCTGTTCCTGGATTTATTAAAACTGTGCTGGATGCTAAAGGAGGTGCTAATTTAACAGATCATTTTCACAAAAGACATGTTGGCATGTTATTGCAGGAAAGACAAGAGcgtaactaataacattaattattGCTACATAGAACTGAGCcgtttaatttttcatttcctATTAAAATGTCTATAGGGCGGGACATTTGTCTACCTGTCACATACAGTGTGTATACATTTAAAGCAGTATTCATGTTTTCAGCCTCTTGGGGCAGCAGGACAACCGAAATACAACATTGACATATTATCTCCTTATGAACCTGTTATGGGGAATATGGCAACAAACTGTTGCCTCTTTACACACATCCAGCACATATATTGATCTGGAATTGCCAATCAATGCCAacgtttcattttcagttttctttttttgctcatGCATGTGTTCATAAAACACATGCATTGTTTGATTTGGAGACTCCACAACACATCAAACTATATTGTTTTGGTCTTTGCAAtacacagagcagaaagagaatAAGCTTAGAGTACCTTAGGGTGCTTATCTAGGGGTCATGGAGGTCAAAGTGGTGAAGTGGCCTTTAAGTCTTAATGGACCAAAATCCTTTACAGTCCTAAGATTGAATTGTAACTGCTGAATTCTTAAACAGCCACAAAGAAAACCAGCTAGAGCAAACTTAGAAATGTGGCTTTAAAACTGACAGCTTAATTATTCTTTTTGATGCATTGAATTTAGTGACCTTACATTATTTTCAGCACAGCTCCAACTAACACTCAACAACAAAGGTCTACTGAGCAAGAATAACACCTGTGTGAACACGCAGGTCCACCAAGAAACCGCTTTTACCGCAGTCTCATTGTTGCTGCATTAGGTTTGACCTTATCTTAACACAGGGATTTTCTTTAAGAGCTGCTTAAGACTTGACCCTTGGCCTGTGTTTGCAAAACATAATACTAACCTACAAAATTAGTGGTAACCGGTTGATGTTATTTTCACTTGAAGAGGCTTAGAATCAGCCAAGAGGAGCAGCATTGTTCCATTCAAATCATTAGTATGGGAATCAGTCCAGACTGGAAAGGCTCTTGTTGTCCCACAGCAATTTCGTCTATTCTCTGAGCCTCGTGAGGAATGAGGTTGTCAGAGTATGATGCATGAGCTGTTTTAAAATATGGTAAATGGCTTTTGGTCGTTtgtgctcagaaaaaaaagactcctGGTCACTTCGTTTTGGAAAAAGAAGGCACAGAACTGACTGTGATGTAGGCACAGACTACAAACATTACCAGTACTCTGAGCACATTTTGGGATAAACCATTTCTGCTGATTCTCAAATCTACCTGTAATAGGCCTTTtttcacagaggacattttgacatgtcacagcagggaaaacacaggtgtaaataataagaatgaatgatggctgaattttgtttagctgcttcagtttcagggccCTGGCTGACTGGGACACCTGAATATACTgaagccatcattaatgttattggTAAGACCTGTTCATTTCCTGCCTTGACAGGTCAAAATatcttctgtgaaaaaggcctactATGAAACCAATGCTATCTACATTTTCTCTTGATGCTGAAAGCCGTCACAGATAAAATTAGCAATCAttatgtgacaaaaaaaatcaaatgtcttAATCCTGTTCTTATTGGACACCACACAAATGGACTGTAAACATTTTCTTACAGAAGCTAACACTTTACTCATGTGCCGACAATAACCATCAGATGGCAGCATTACTTTCACTTTCTGCATGTGTTTTGACCCAAGGCATGCGAACTACCCAGTATATGAATCACTTGTCATACAGTCCAGCTCACCAGCTCTGCAATGAATCCTTTATTTCTTCTGTATGATTGTAATGATTATAATGTTCATCAGTACAGAAATAAATGCACACTGCACTAACACAGAGTAAACAAAAAGAGAACAGTAGAAACTTTATAAAGAGAGGACTTTTTGCAGAACTTCTGTATTCTATTAAATTACATTGCACAGGTGAGATAAAGTAGTaagttttgtacatttttgggTGAGTGGGCCTATCAGTTCATCTGTTTGTGAGTTCCTATCTGACACACTCATTATATCAAGCCACAGAATCAGTCTTGGTGGTGGAGCAACAGGGCCCATGACCTAAATATGGTGAGATGGAGGTTTTCTAATTAAATACCTCCTAGTCTCTCAAATTCCCTGTCTGCTCGTAGACTATAATATATGTCAGGTTCATCAAGCCCACAAATAAATGGCACACTAACTAActgatatttttagttttttcagcAGGGTAAAATAAACTTGCTGCAGTGCACAGTTTTGATGGTACCATACAAACTCTGACAAACTCTGTATATTGTCAGCTGTTTATAAGTTAATCATTtggtgtggggttttttttttaattattatcgTCTGTATAAAGCTTGGTTACCCTGTGAGGAAACAGCAGTAGACTGGCGTTCATATGTGCGTTGTAAGAAATATCTCAGATAGTTTCCTATGAGGGTAAATCTTGCACACTGTATACTGGGACATGAACAGGAAACACAGTcgagctcctcctcctccccctcgtCCTCCGCCTTAACCCAGCAGCTACCAGGCTCTGGCTGCAGCTAACAGCTTTCAGCGTGCACTATACTGGACAAGTCATCTCCCAGTTTAGTATGTTAACGTTACACTCGGCAGTAAAGCAGTGTTCACCGTGCGGAGCGGCCGCTTCAGCTCATGAACCTGCACTCAGTGTTTAATAGGACGTATGTGTTGCATCGCAGCAGCCCAAACATGAGCTGTACAACCACAAccataaacacaacaaacagccatAAAACGCAAAGCATCAGCCTCCGCAGCAGCAtctccatcatcaccatcatcaacaCCATAAACAGTGTGTGCAACAATTAAAGTCATAATAACCGAAAGGAAACCAGACTGATCTGCTTCGCTCTACACGAAGcctttggtttattttttataaaattcgCCAGCAGTCCCAAAACACCCGCCTGTTTCCTCTTGctaaagcacagaaaaaaaataaggctggcttctatataaatatatatatatatatatttatttaaaaaaaaaaaaaagactgtcgCCTGTTTTTGTTATGTAGGGTAAAGGTCTCGGTCACAGCGCCAACACAAGATCGTCGACTCTTGTTTACGTCTTGAATGGCTGCTCGACCTGCCCCTCGCtgtcagactctctctctctgtcatcgGGTAATAGATGCACATTTTAACCTCCAGCATGCACGGATCTGTTAAAGCGACGTGTCTTACCCGCACTGTCCTGGTTCTGCGCGAGCTTGGGTCGGCTGGAGCAGCCTCTCATCATGGGCGTCTGTCTGATGGAGCGCAGTGCCTGGCGGTGCGTACGTGCGTCCAACAGCAGCCTGCTGAGCGCTACACTGATGCTCACTGTACACACACCCGCCGTGTGAATGAGGGACCTCAGGCCGGAAGAAAGACTTTCTCCAAAAGTGGATGTAATGGAGTAGCAGCCTACCTGCCCCATGCACCCTCCCTAGACCCCACCCACCCTTTGACAGCTGGGAAGTGTCCCCACCAGTGCTTGCAGGACTTGAGTTGCACTGTTTCCTATGACATTGATGGTTAA
This region of Toxotes jaculatrix isolate fToxJac2 chromosome 3, fToxJac2.pri, whole genome shotgun sequence genomic DNA includes:
- the LOC121178750 gene encoding 6-phosphofructo-2-kinase/fructose-2,6-bisphosphatase 4 isoform X2, with amino-acid sequence MKHRSPSETHHGKRPRVPAAAASASPQDGMEDKTPSNPRELTQNPLKKIWMPYKNGLPEKHISQRKVCMTNCPTLIVTVGLPARGKTYISKKLTRYLNWIGVPTREFNVGQYRREFVKIYKSFEFFRPDNEEGLKIRRQCASAALNDVRQYLTEEGGQVAVFDATNTTRERRETIIQFAEQNGFKVFFVESVCEDPDVIQENIVQVKLGSPDYTNCNTEEAVEDFMKRIKCYENSYETLDEVLDRDLSYIKIMDVGQRYLVNRVLDHIQSRIVYYLMNIHITPRSIYLCRHGESELNVKGRIGGDSGLTPRGKEFAKKLSQFIQAQDISDLKVWTSQMKRTIQTAEALSVPYEQWKVLNEIDAGVCEEMMYEEIQENYPLEFALRDQDKYRYRYPKGESYEDLVQRLEPVIMELERQENVLVICHQAVMRCLLAYFLDKTAEELPYLKCPLHTVLKLTPVAYGCKVESISLNVEAVNTHRERPENVNIHRTTEDALQTVPPHL
- the LOC121178750 gene encoding 6-phosphofructo-2-kinase/fructose-2,6-bisphosphatase 4 isoform X1, whose product is MKHRSPSETHHGKRPRVPAAAASASPQDGMEDKTPSNPRELTQNPLKKIWMPYKNGLPEKHISQRKVCMTNCPTLIVTVGLPARGKTYISKKLTRYLNWIGVPTREFNVGQYRREFVKIYKSFEFFRPDNEEGLKIRRQCASAALNDVRQYLTEEGGQVAVFDATNTTRERRETIIQFAEQNGFKVFFVESVCEDPDVIQENIVQVKLGSPDYTNCNTEEAVEDFMKRIKCYENSYETLDEVLDRDLSYIKIMDVGQRYLVNRVLDHIQSRIVYYLMNIHITPRSIYLCRHGESELNVKGRIGGDSGLTPRGKEFAKKLSQFIQAQDISDLKVWTSQMKRTIQTAEALSVPYEQWKVLNEIDAGVCEEMMYEEIQENYPLEFALRDQDKYRYRYPKGESYEDLVQRLEPVIMELERQENVLVICHQAVMRCLLAYFLDKTAEELPYLKCPLHTVLKLTPVAYGCKVESISLNVEAVNTHRERPENVEVSRMSEEALLTVPAHQ
- the LOC121178750 gene encoding 6-phosphofructo-2-kinase/fructose-2,6-bisphosphatase 4 isoform X3 encodes the protein MMRGCSSRPKLAQNQDSAVCMTNCPTLIVTVGLPARGKTYISKKLTRYLNWIGVPTREFNVGQYRREFVKIYKSFEFFRPDNEEGLKIRRQCASAALNDVRQYLTEEGGQVAVFDATNTTRERRETIIQFAEQNGFKVFFVESVCEDPDVIQENIVQVKLGSPDYTNCNTEEAVEDFMKRIKCYENSYETLDEVLDRDLSYIKIMDVGQRYLVNRVLDHIQSRIVYYLMNIHITPRSIYLCRHGESELNVKGRIGGDSGLTPRGKEFAKKLSQFIQAQDISDLKVWTSQMKRTIQTAEALSVPYEQWKVLNEIDAGVCEEMMYEEIQENYPLEFALRDQDKYRYRYPKGESYEDLVQRLEPVIMELERQENVLVICHQAVMRCLLAYFLDKTAEELPYLKCPLHTVLKLTPVAYGCKVESISLNVEAVNTHRERPENVNIHRTTEDALQTVPPHL